In Macadamia integrifolia cultivar HAES 741 chromosome 12, SCU_Mint_v3, whole genome shotgun sequence, the following are encoded in one genomic region:
- the LOC122057502 gene encoding non-functional pseudokinase ZED1-like isoform X2 — protein sequence MWSCFKLPNNGRNRTENESRTRLEKKDPEQEQFRFLKGRTEEESLMLENGGRISEELISSFGGKSTLFRTFSKQELQIATNNYPQDGVLHSDLTYKLYKGTLENREISVKRFTEVDAERYIHWYINEFAVASQMNHHKHVLKLLGCCLETQVPTLVYEFAENGDLSDHIYEKLELPSKHHSPLTWDNRLRIATEVADAITYLHTGTSKPIIHREIKPRNIFLGKNFAAKLFEFGLSISIPLGETHVESEVVGSIGFIDPEAVSTGRFTEKSDVYSFGGVLLEILTGRRVRHIFEEVFEGVPGSYQAEQLMNLKDSKYTVMDHENDLERYLKRNILKEKNREQLMACAELALKCVKVNPEERPTMMEVAYELRRIKALAEHTK from the exons ATGTGGTCATGCTTTAAATTACCCAACAATGGAAGAAACCGAACAGAAAATGAATCTAGAACAAGACTTGAGAAGAAAGACCCAGAACAGGAACAATTTAGATTCTTAAAGGGAAGAACAGAAGAGGAATCATTAATGTTGGAAAATGGAGGTCGGATATCAGAAGAGCTAATCTCTTCCTTTGGTGGCAAATCAACTCTCTTTCGTACCTTCTCCAAGCAAGAACTCCAGATTGCAACCAACAATTATCCTCAAGACGGAGTTCTTCACAGTGATTTGACCTATAAATTGTATAAAGGAACCCTAGAAAATCGTGAAATTTCGGTCAAGAGGTTTACTGAAGTTGATGCTGAGAGATATATTCACTGGTATATAAATGAATTCGCAGTCGCATCTCAGATGAATCATCACAAGCATGTTTTGAAACTTTTGGGTTGTTGCTTAGAGACCCAAGTTCCTACACTGGTGTATGAATTTGCAGAGAATGGAGATCTGTCTGATCATATTTACGAGAAATTGGAGCTCCCTTCGAAGCATCATTCACCATTAACGTGGGATAACAGGTTAAGGATTGCGACTGAGGTAGCAGATGCGATAACCTATCTCCACACAGGTACTTCTAAGCCCATCATCCACAGGGAAATCAAACCCAGAAATATTTTCTTAGGTAAAAACTTTGCTGCAAAACTATTTGAATTTGGGCTCTCCATTTCAATTCCGTTGGGTGAAACACATGTAGAATCAGAGGTTGTTGGGTCTATTGGGTTCATTGATCCTGAAGCTGTCTCCACTGGGAGGTTTACAGAGAAGAGCGATGTTTATAGTTTTGGGGGTGTATTGCTTGAAATTTTGACAGGTAGGAGGGTTCGTCATATATTCGAGGAGGTGTTTGAGGGTGTGCCAGGATCTTACCAGGCTGAACAATTGATGAATTTAAAGGATTCCAAATATACTGTTATGGACCATGAAAATGATCTCGAAAGGTACTTAAAGagaaatattttgaaggaaaaaaacagAGAGCAGTTAATGGCATGTGCAGAGCTTGCTCTGAAATGTGTCAAAGTGAATCCTGAGGAAAGGCCTACTATGATGGAAGTGGCATatgagctcagaagaatcaaag CCCTAGCAGAACACACAAAATAG
- the LOC122057502 gene encoding non-functional pseudokinase ZED1-like isoform X1 produces the protein MWSCFKLPNNGRNRTENESRTRLEKKDPEQEQFRFLKGRTEEESLMLENGGRISEELISSFGGKSTLFRTFSKQELQIATNNYPQDGVLHSDLTYKLYKGTLENREISVKRFTEVDAERYIHWYINEFAVASQMNHHKHVLKLLGCCLETQVPTLVYEFAENGDLSDHIYEKLELPSKHHSPLTWDNRLRIATEVADAITYLHTGTSKPIIHREIKPRNIFLGKNFAAKLFEFGLSISIPLGETHVESEVVGSIGFIDPEAVSTGRFTEKSDVYSFGGVLLEILTGRRVRHIFEEVFEGVPGSYQAEQLMNLKDSKYTVMDHENDLERYLKRNILKEKNREQLMACAELALKCVKVNPEERPTMMEVAYELRRIKGTFFDLVSLALAEHTK, from the exons ATGTGGTCATGCTTTAAATTACCCAACAATGGAAGAAACCGAACAGAAAATGAATCTAGAACAAGACTTGAGAAGAAAGACCCAGAACAGGAACAATTTAGATTCTTAAAGGGAAGAACAGAAGAGGAATCATTAATGTTGGAAAATGGAGGTCGGATATCAGAAGAGCTAATCTCTTCCTTTGGTGGCAAATCAACTCTCTTTCGTACCTTCTCCAAGCAAGAACTCCAGATTGCAACCAACAATTATCCTCAAGACGGAGTTCTTCACAGTGATTTGACCTATAAATTGTATAAAGGAACCCTAGAAAATCGTGAAATTTCGGTCAAGAGGTTTACTGAAGTTGATGCTGAGAGATATATTCACTGGTATATAAATGAATTCGCAGTCGCATCTCAGATGAATCATCACAAGCATGTTTTGAAACTTTTGGGTTGTTGCTTAGAGACCCAAGTTCCTACACTGGTGTATGAATTTGCAGAGAATGGAGATCTGTCTGATCATATTTACGAGAAATTGGAGCTCCCTTCGAAGCATCATTCACCATTAACGTGGGATAACAGGTTAAGGATTGCGACTGAGGTAGCAGATGCGATAACCTATCTCCACACAGGTACTTCTAAGCCCATCATCCACAGGGAAATCAAACCCAGAAATATTTTCTTAGGTAAAAACTTTGCTGCAAAACTATTTGAATTTGGGCTCTCCATTTCAATTCCGTTGGGTGAAACACATGTAGAATCAGAGGTTGTTGGGTCTATTGGGTTCATTGATCCTGAAGCTGTCTCCACTGGGAGGTTTACAGAGAAGAGCGATGTTTATAGTTTTGGGGGTGTATTGCTTGAAATTTTGACAGGTAGGAGGGTTCGTCATATATTCGAGGAGGTGTTTGAGGGTGTGCCAGGATCTTACCAGGCTGAACAATTGATGAATTTAAAGGATTCCAAATATACTGTTATGGACCATGAAAATGATCTCGAAAGGTACTTAAAGagaaatattttgaaggaaaaaaacagAGAGCAGTTAATGGCATGTGCAGAGCTTGCTCTGAAATGTGTCAAAGTGAATCCTGAGGAAAGGCCTACTATGATGGAAGTGGCATatgagctcagaagaatcaaag GAActttctttgatttggtttctttAGCCCTAGCAGAACACACAAAATAG